A section of the Nitrospira sp. genome encodes:
- a CDS encoding glycoside hydrolase family 15 protein — protein sequence MPPIVVQNGALLPYMSDRYDSGSLRRLRRFLEREGVFTFRSLRTHLFPAAVVDRLNRHSGYHHVWVRDNVHVSHALYVDGEVRAAGRCLSALMRFFARHRHRFECIIGGESTPDDIMSRPHVRFEGATLRESRETWAHAQNDALGYFLWMYCLLARRGALKPTLPEVEVLGLFARYFDAIHYWTDEDCGHWEEERKIEASSIGVVVAGLAKLREFLSAGKHRREAAGMSDAELGVLEGRGRAQLRKILPHECIQKAPTKKRRTDAALLFLVYPLDIVGPAMGKQILADIAEQLEGPYGIKRYVGDSYWAADYKEKLSPSQRTVDFSDTVEMRNKLLSPGEEAQWCLFDSVMSAAYGRRFHHKRRRADLERQTYYFNRALGQLTEQSPGIPAFRCPEAYYLSRGRYVANDHTPLLWAHANLLVAMKVMETSLSL from the coding sequence ATGCCCCCCATCGTCGTGCAGAATGGAGCACTGCTGCCGTACATGTCCGATCGATATGATTCTGGGAGTTTGAGACGGCTCAGGCGGTTTCTGGAGCGTGAGGGTGTGTTTACGTTCAGGTCACTGCGCACGCATCTGTTTCCCGCGGCCGTCGTCGATCGATTGAATCGACACAGCGGCTATCATCACGTCTGGGTGAGAGACAATGTGCATGTGAGTCACGCATTGTACGTCGACGGTGAGGTGCGCGCGGCTGGTCGCTGCCTCTCGGCTCTCATGAGATTTTTTGCGCGGCATCGGCACCGCTTCGAGTGCATCATCGGCGGCGAGTCCACGCCGGACGACATCATGTCCCGGCCTCATGTGCGGTTCGAGGGGGCCACTCTGCGCGAGTCGCGAGAGACCTGGGCTCATGCGCAGAACGACGCGCTCGGCTACTTTCTGTGGATGTACTGCCTATTGGCCAGACGTGGTGCGCTCAAACCGACTCTCCCAGAGGTGGAAGTGCTCGGGTTATTCGCCCGCTACTTCGATGCCATTCACTATTGGACGGACGAGGACTGCGGTCATTGGGAGGAGGAGCGTAAGATTGAAGCCTCCAGCATCGGCGTGGTGGTCGCCGGATTGGCGAAACTTCGGGAGTTCCTGTCGGCAGGGAAGCACCGACGCGAGGCGGCGGGCATGTCGGATGCCGAGCTAGGTGTCCTCGAAGGCCGGGGGCGAGCGCAGTTGCGAAAGATCCTGCCGCACGAATGTATCCAGAAGGCGCCGACCAAGAAGCGTCGAACCGACGCAGCGCTCCTGTTTCTCGTCTATCCGCTCGACATCGTCGGACCGGCGATGGGTAAGCAGATTCTTGCGGATATCGCCGAGCAGCTTGAAGGCCCCTACGGCATCAAGCGGTACGTCGGCGACTCCTACTGGGCCGCCGACTATAAAGAGAAGTTGAGCCCTTCGCAGCGCACGGTCGATTTCAGCGACACGGTCGAGATGAGGAACAAACTGCTGTCGCCCGGCGAAGAGGCCCAGTGGTGTCTGTTCGACTCCGTCATGTCCGCCGCCTACGGCCGGCGATTTCACCACAAGCGGCGCCGAGCCGATCTGGAGCGGCAGACGTACTATTTCAATCGGGCGCTGGGCCAACTCACCGAACAATCGCCGGGCATCCCGGCGTTTCGATGCCCTGAGGCCTACTATCTTTCGCGCGGGCGCTACGTCGCCAACGACCATACTCCGCTGTTGTGGGCGCATGCCAACTTGTTGGTCGCCATGAAAGTGATGGAAACCAGCCTGTCCCTTTAA
- a CDS encoding PmoA family protein gives MRTHRSVSALILSTALFLAGSTDGDGKSWEQLRIESDPQSAQLTILHKDRPVLIYAHSARQFKPYIKALFDLSGYNVLLDAPSDHLHHHGIMYAVMVNGINYWQERDDTGIQRSLRIEEQRTGVDERGLPYASFVDVIEWLDLTGRGAAEGGEPLLHERRTITVTVDDKNREVAAQWSADFVVGSRVKSAVLTGDPYNGLGLRLSRDFDSRVVHRNAEKTLDPRRGDPNILKARWSAASVSLPARDSTVAVFGDQANRLGDPVFFLMYQPFAYISATQALDKGKLEYESGAHYRLNYLVTTYPEIQSSEFLRLKEEEWERTNRSRMGSQ, from the coding sequence ATGAGGACTCATCGATCTGTCAGCGCCTTGATTCTTTCGACTGCGCTCTTCCTCGCCGGTTCGACCGATGGTGATGGAAAATCCTGGGAACAGCTCCGGATTGAGAGCGATCCGCAGTCCGCTCAGCTCACGATCCTGCACAAGGACCGCCCCGTCCTCATCTACGCGCATTCCGCCAGACAATTCAAACCGTATATCAAGGCCCTCTTCGACCTGTCGGGATACAACGTCCTACTCGATGCGCCGTCGGACCACCTGCATCACCACGGAATCATGTACGCCGTGATGGTCAACGGCATCAATTACTGGCAGGAACGAGACGATACGGGCATCCAACGTTCGCTCCGGATTGAAGAACAACGGACCGGCGTCGATGAGCGCGGACTACCCTATGCCAGCTTCGTCGATGTGATCGAATGGCTCGACCTGACCGGTCGAGGCGCGGCCGAGGGAGGGGAACCCCTGCTCCATGAACGACGGACCATCACCGTAACCGTGGACGACAAGAATAGAGAAGTTGCGGCGCAGTGGTCCGCCGACTTCGTCGTCGGCAGTCGCGTGAAGTCCGCCGTCCTGACCGGAGATCCATACAACGGGCTCGGCCTTCGACTGTCGAGGGATTTCGATTCCCGAGTTGTGCACCGCAACGCGGAGAAGACGTTGGATCCGCGGCGGGGTGACCCGAATATCTTGAAGGCTCGCTGGAGCGCGGCCAGCGTGAGCCTCCCGGCGCGTGATTCGACCGTGGCTGTATTCGGGGATCAGGCTAACCGGCTGGGAGACCCCGTCTTTTTCCTCATGTACCAGCCTTTCGCATACATCTCGGCCACACAGGCTCTTGATAAGGGCAAGCTGGAATACGAATCCGGCGCTCACTATCGATTGAATTACCTGGTCACGACCTATCCGGAAATACAAAGCTCGGAGTTCCTGCGCCTGAAGGAAGAAGAATGGGAACGCACGAACCGTTCCCGGATGGGCTCACAATAA
- a CDS encoding cupredoxin domain-containing protein codes for MTQDRLLQLVIGAALLSCCACDGPMQTVSVTAEDYRFVPDVLRVKAGSPFTLALYNAGREDHDFVSSILAYGTDTRGKTAKADASTPGLLRPGRSLRFLVAAPPGTYLYFCRRKGHPGMTGTLVIE; via the coding sequence ATGACACAGGATCGTCTCTTACAACTCGTCATCGGAGCGGCGCTCCTGTCCTGCTGCGCTTGCGACGGTCCGATGCAGACCGTTTCAGTCACCGCGGAAGATTACCGGTTTGTGCCGGACGTCCTGCGCGTGAAAGCCGGCTCTCCCTTCACCCTCGCACTCTATAACGCCGGTCGCGAGGATCACGATTTCGTCAGTTCGATCTTGGCCTATGGGACCGACACCCGCGGAAAGACGGCGAAAGCTGACGCCTCCACGCCGGGCCTCCTCAGGCCGGGGCGGTCCCTGCGGTTCCTCGTCGCGGCGCCGCCCGGCACGTATCTCTACTTCTGCCGGCGTAAAGGCCATCCGGGCATGACCGGAACTCTGGTCATCGAATAG
- a CDS encoding DUF4136 domain-containing protein — protein MTWTHILLSCLTLWSLSGCASPRIGYDYDRSVNFSAYRTYDWMPGEQEKTGDRRVDNSGTDLRFRTAIAAQLRLKGYTPPNAGRPDFFVAYQLQVKEGAADQSQQYFSDGMAGRPFVHSVDTRNPSGKPHTEPEAPSYMAGTLLVDIIDASSNKLAWRGTASGMVEPGLTSQQRDERIRKILREMLAPFPPQ, from the coding sequence GTGACTTGGACACATATTCTGCTTTCCTGTCTGACCCTGTGGTCGCTGTCGGGATGCGCGTCCCCCAGGATCGGCTACGATTATGACCGCTCCGTGAACTTCAGCGCCTATCGCACTTACGACTGGATGCCGGGCGAACAGGAGAAGACCGGCGACCGGCGCGTCGACAACTCGGGCACCGACCTCCGCTTTCGCACGGCGATAGCCGCGCAACTGCGTCTCAAAGGCTATACGCCCCCAAACGCCGGCCGGCCGGACTTCTTCGTCGCCTATCAACTTCAAGTCAAGGAAGGGGCGGCGGATCAGTCGCAACAGTATTTTTCAGACGGCATGGCGGGTCGACCTTTTGTCCATTCGGTCGACACCAGAAATCCGAGCGGCAAGCCTCACACCGAGCCGGAAGCTCCGTCCTACATGGCGGGTACGCTGCTGGTGGATATCATCGACGCCTCCTCGAACAAACTGGCGTGGCGCGGAACGGCGTCCGGCATGGTCGAACCGGGATTGACTTCCCAGCAGCGCGACGAGCGGATCCGCAAGATCCTTCGCGAGATGCTGGCGCCCTTTCCTCCTCAGTAG
- a CDS encoding META domain-containing protein, with the protein MAQTGSVKFKRLEQPGVRSHLKRGDTPIERVPCLSLPNRSAPYSGSTGRSIEREPSIVLHSENHRVAGSSGCNRLTGTYPVEGRTLHFSRTAATKMACADGMRQEQAFLDALRHVETWKVIGEHLELYDHRGTTLLRFEATHLR; encoded by the coding sequence ATGGCGCAGACGGGTTCCGTAAAATTCAAGCGACTTGAACAGCCAGGAGTCAGGAGTCATCTCAAGAGGGGCGACACGCCAATCGAACGAGTCCCCTGCCTGTCTCTGCCGAATCGATCCGCACCATACTCCGGCAGCACCGGGAGATCAATAGAGCGGGAACCCAGCATAGTCCTGCACAGCGAAAACCATCGCGTCGCAGGTTCCAGCGGATGTAACCGGCTCACGGGCACCTATCCCGTCGAGGGCCGGACGCTCCACTTTAGTCGAACGGCCGCCACGAAAATGGCCTGTGCGGATGGCATGCGACAAGAACAGGCCTTCCTGGATGCGCTGAGGCATGTCGAAACCTGGAAGGTGATCGGGGAACATCTCGAGCTCTACGACCACCGAGGGACGACGCTGTTGCGGTTCGAAGCCACTCATCTGCGATGA
- a CDS encoding FkbM family methyltransferase, with protein sequence MTPDSWLFKSLEFYGTRLRHRGQWKVHAMLRKWLQPNLDVDLEVTRDGHRWLLNPSDFVQTEFFWLGERDTWDILLAKRLIRPAAVLFDVGANFGHYAITLADALGRACEVHAFEPFPANAERLRTNIRLNGLERIIHVHPLGLADAAGIGKMMIRADNSGAATLAVTDEASVAAHNIELTTLDEFCERKAIAKIDFIKVDVEGFEERMILGSRKMIQRSAPTMLIEFDPPKLVRAGSSVDRLAVLLRQLGYGLWVADRDRLVPLKELLRGGDYINVFCLPDSGRSSTGQSRLL encoded by the coding sequence ATGACTCCTGACTCCTGGCTGTTCAAGTCGCTTGAATTTTACGGAACCCGTCTGCGCCATCGTGGACAATGGAAAGTCCATGCAATGTTGCGCAAGTGGTTGCAGCCCAACCTCGATGTCGATCTCGAAGTAACGCGGGACGGACATCGTTGGCTGCTCAATCCCTCGGATTTCGTGCAAACGGAGTTTTTCTGGCTGGGAGAGCGTGACACCTGGGATATTCTTCTGGCCAAGCGACTGATTCGCCCCGCCGCTGTCCTGTTCGATGTCGGCGCCAATTTTGGACACTATGCGATCACGCTGGCCGATGCCCTGGGTCGTGCCTGTGAGGTGCACGCCTTTGAACCGTTTCCCGCCAATGCGGAGCGGCTGCGGACCAATATTCGTTTGAACGGATTGGAACGCATCATTCACGTTCATCCGCTCGGCCTGGCTGATGCCGCCGGGATCGGCAAGATGATGATTCGAGCGGATAATTCCGGCGCCGCCACGTTGGCTGTTACGGACGAGGCATCGGTTGCCGCGCACAACATTGAGCTCACCACGCTGGACGAGTTCTGTGAGCGGAAGGCCATCGCCAAGATCGATTTCATCAAGGTCGATGTTGAAGGATTCGAGGAGAGAATGATTCTGGGGAGCAGGAAGATGATCCAGCGATCCGCTCCGACGATGCTGATCGAGTTCGATCCGCCGAAACTGGTCCGGGCGGGCTCTTCCGTGGATCGGCTGGCGGTTCTGCTGCGGCAACTCGGCTACGGTCTCTGGGTGGCGGATCGGGATCGGCTGGTGCCGCTGAAGGAATTGTTGAGGGGAGGAGATTATATCAACGTCTTCTGCCTGCCGGACTCCGGTCGGTCCTCCACCGGTCAGAGCCGATTATTGTGA
- a CDS encoding PrsW family glutamic-type intramembrane protease, which yields MTQSTTPPPSLLFICISGPDQGKRIALRDGEVVIGRSMLCEVLSDDQEVAERHAALVLNEGRLSCRSLQGVLFLDGHRITDAVVIPKQQLRIGRSLWQLTDRDSHPGTSRWIGDLSDRISSVAGVDKLQGFDARDMFSEVLRSRTDDEIEEYFTVGTPSTTPPLAMVSSAWPKPWVFFKTFTLSAIAYLGFVFAFREFQVQNLVPGLIMTGTFLIPVSLLIFFYEMNVLRNVSLYQVVKLFLFGGITSLILSLFLFRWAHLDSWLGAMDAGLIEETGKAAALFLVINKLKYRYMLNGLLFGAAVGAGFSAFESAGYALQFGLRGGLDAMLDSITLRGVLSMVGGHILWTAMVGAALWRVRGDRSFSLEMLRDPRFLRIFGLAILLHMLWNSPLTLPFYLKYLALGFVSWVVNLAMIQAGLQEVRERQQQAQDSRVSEPLRDHGLRSV from the coding sequence ATGACGCAGTCCACAACGCCTCCTCCCTCGTTGCTGTTCATCTGTATTTCCGGCCCGGATCAAGGGAAACGGATCGCGCTTCGCGATGGAGAGGTCGTTATCGGCCGTTCCATGCTTTGCGAAGTGTTGAGCGACGACCAGGAGGTGGCCGAACGGCATGCCGCGCTTGTCCTCAACGAAGGCCGGTTGTCCTGCCGCTCCCTGCAAGGTGTCCTGTTTCTTGACGGGCACCGCATTACCGACGCGGTCGTCATTCCGAAACAGCAGCTTCGGATCGGTCGCTCGCTCTGGCAGCTGACAGACCGGGATTCGCATCCCGGCACGTCCCGCTGGATCGGAGACCTGAGTGACCGGATCAGCTCGGTGGCCGGCGTCGACAAGCTCCAGGGATTTGACGCACGGGATATGTTTTCGGAGGTGTTGCGTTCGCGGACGGATGACGAAATCGAGGAATATTTCACGGTCGGCACGCCTTCGACCACGCCTCCACTGGCGATGGTGAGCTCGGCTTGGCCCAAGCCGTGGGTGTTCTTCAAGACCTTCACGTTGTCGGCGATCGCGTACCTGGGCTTCGTCTTTGCCTTCAGAGAATTTCAGGTCCAAAACCTGGTTCCAGGGCTCATCATGACGGGCACCTTCTTGATCCCGGTCTCGCTCCTGATCTTCTTCTACGAAATGAACGTGCTGCGCAATGTGTCGCTGTACCAGGTTGTGAAGCTGTTCCTGTTCGGCGGGATCACCTCACTCATCCTGTCCCTCTTCTTGTTCAGATGGGCCCATCTCGATTCGTGGCTGGGAGCCATGGATGCGGGGTTGATCGAAGAGACCGGGAAAGCCGCCGCGCTGTTTCTCGTCATCAACAAGTTGAAATATCGCTATATGCTGAACGGGCTCCTGTTCGGAGCCGCCGTGGGGGCCGGATTCTCTGCCTTCGAGTCGGCCGGGTACGCGCTTCAATTCGGCCTTCGCGGTGGACTGGATGCGATGCTCGACAGTATCACCCTGCGGGGCGTGTTGAGCATGGTGGGTGGACATATCCTTTGGACCGCCATGGTCGGCGCCGCGTTGTGGCGGGTGCGGGGAGATCGATCGTTCAGTCTCGAGATGCTCCGCGATCCCCGTTTCCTCCGCATTTTCGGGCTGGCCATCCTGCTGCACATGCTCTGGAACTCTCCCCTGACCTTGCCGTTCTATCTCAAGTATCTCGCGCTCGGATTTGTATCCTGGGTCGTGAATCTGGCCATGATTCAGGCGGGCCTCCAAGAAGTCCGCGAACGGCAGCAACAGGCCCAAGACTCTCGTGTCTCTGAGCCGCTCCGCGATCACGGCCTCAGAAGCGTCTGA
- a CDS encoding DUF4136 domain-containing protein produces MSEDTAMPIAARQIRMFRYAMVMLRQRYQWTSHRTLPTLEGHERDGSRKRIAPWRSALCVVAMAALASACASPKVGYDYDRSADFTTYRTYAWMPDSRSPTGDRRIDNDLVDARIRAAVDRQLRGKGYTNPAAGKPDFYVAYHAAVTDMMKGASTQRYIGDRASGLYTTVSDIQPYKGGALLIDIVDGATQRLVWQGTASAEVDPGMTAAERDARIARVVNAMFEQFPPH; encoded by the coding sequence ATGAGTGAGGACACAGCCATGCCTATTGCCGCCAGGCAGATCCGCATGTTCAGATACGCCATGGTCATGCTCCGACAGCGATATCAGTGGACATCACATCGTACCCTTCCAACATTAGAAGGGCATGAGCGGGATGGGAGCAGGAAGCGGATTGCGCCTTGGCGCTCGGCCTTGTGCGTGGTTGCGATGGCGGCGCTGGCCTCCGCTTGCGCGTCACCGAAGGTCGGCTATGACTACGACCGCAGCGCCGATTTCACCACCTACAGAACCTACGCGTGGATGCCGGATTCGCGAAGTCCGACGGGAGACAGACGGATCGACAATGACCTGGTCGATGCCCGCATTCGCGCGGCGGTCGACAGGCAGCTGCGAGGGAAAGGCTATACGAACCCGGCCGCCGGGAAGCCGGATTTTTATGTGGCCTACCATGCAGCAGTCACGGACATGATGAAGGGCGCCTCAACCCAACGTTACATCGGCGACCGGGCGAGCGGCCTCTATACCACGGTCAGCGACATTCAGCCATACAAAGGCGGAGCGCTCCTGATCGACATCGTCGATGGAGCCACGCAGCGACTGGTCTGGCAAGGCACGGCATCGGCCGAAGTCGACCCGGGGATGACGGCGGCGGAGCGGGATGCACGGATCGCCCGCGTGGTCAATGCCATGTTCGAACAGTTTCCACCCCATTGA
- a CDS encoding cytochrome c: MVKGLVVINCLIAAWAWVAIQPGMAQSDIALGDVSKGKVLFDRNCAGCHGTEGKGNGYKLLGPDPADLTSRRTAAKSDGELLKTIHDGKPNMPAWKNLLSEEQARDILAYVRTLTR; the protein is encoded by the coding sequence ATGGTGAAAGGTCTGGTTGTAATCAACTGCCTCATCGCTGCATGGGCCTGGGTGGCCATTCAGCCCGGTATGGCGCAATCCGACATCGCACTCGGAGATGTGTCGAAAGGCAAAGTCCTCTTCGACCGCAATTGTGCCGGCTGCCATGGAACGGAAGGGAAGGGAAACGGCTACAAGCTGCTCGGACCCGATCCGGCGGATCTCACGTCCAGACGGACGGCTGCAAAGTCCGACGGCGAGTTACTCAAGACCATTCATGACGGCAAGCCCAACATGCCGGCCTGGAAGAACCTCCTTTCTGAAGAGCAGGCACGAGATATCCTCGCGTATGTGCGAACCTTGACCAGGTAA